In Anaerolineae bacterium, a single window of DNA contains:
- a CDS encoding HDIG domain protein, which produces MSPQITIDDLIRRIGELPPMPQVAQRALDLIRDPKSDMADVAKILAMDEAMTSLVLRWANSAYYGLKYPVSTVHQAVTYLGYRTLHSLILAASVASFLERPAPGYALERGELWRHSIAVAAGARLIAADFGQKVSEEAYHAGLLCDIGKLALEILLRNTNTEQPDWQGQPFNELEIAHFGIDHAALGAELGRRWRLPGPLVDAIANHHHPSQANEGAILAAAVHLADAVAMSLGIGLGKDGLQYTVDPVAVERMNWNDKKFNEISERILPFVEEADEFIRARRFKA; this is translated from the coding sequence ATGTCGCCTCAAATCACGATTGATGATCTCATTCGCCGAATTGGTGAGTTACCCCCAATGCCCCAGGTGGCTCAAAGGGCATTGGACCTCATCCGGGATCCAAAATCGGATATGGCGGATGTGGCGAAAATATTGGCCATGGATGAGGCAATGACCAGCCTGGTCCTACGTTGGGCAAACTCAGCTTATTATGGTTTGAAATATCCAGTCTCCACCGTTCATCAGGCAGTTACTTATTTGGGGTACCGCACCTTACATAGCTTGATTCTGGCTGCCTCGGTGGCTTCATTTCTTGAACGACCTGCGCCTGGCTATGCCCTTGAACGCGGTGAACTTTGGCGACATTCGATTGCTGTCGCAGCCGGAGCACGCCTGATTGCTGCCGATTTTGGACAAAAAGTTTCTGAAGAAGCTTACCACGCTGGTTTACTTTGTGATATCGGCAAGCTGGCTCTAGAGATTTTATTGCGGAATACCAACACTGAGCAACCCGACTGGCAGGGACAACCCTTCAATGAGCTGGAAATCGCTCATTTTGGAATTGATCACGCTGCCCTGGGCGCGGAACTGGGGCGCCGCTGGCGGTTGCCAGGTCCGTTGGTCGATGCGATTGCAAATCATCATCATCCCTCCCAGGCAAATGAAGGTGCCATTCTTGCTGCTGCAGTACATTTAGCAGATGCTGTTGCCATGAGCCTTGGGATCGGATTGGGGAAAGATGGTCTACAATATACTGTAGATCCAGTAGCAGTTGAGAGAATGAACTGGAATGATAAAAAATTCAACGAGATATCTGAGCGAATCCTGCCATTTGTCGAAGAAGCAGATGAGTTTATTCGTGCGAGGAGATTCAAGGCATGA
- a CDS encoding Chemotaxis regulator - transmits chemoreceptor signals to flagelllar motor components CheY has product MAKILVVDDAEFLRVRISKMLSSEGHEIIEAENGLKAVETYKSARPDLVLMDITMPEMDGLAALREIRSYDSSAKVVMLTALGQESVVLEAIKAGARDFVVKPFEKERVLSAVAKLVG; this is encoded by the coding sequence ATGGCAAAAATACTCGTTGTCGACGATGCAGAATTTCTGCGGGTTAGAATCTCGAAGATGCTCAGCAGTGAAGGGCATGAGATCATTGAGGCGGAAAATGGCTTGAAAGCAGTCGAAACCTATAAAAGCGCCCGTCCTGATCTGGTCCTGATGGATATCACGATGCCGGAAATGGATGGTCTGGCGGCTTTGCGCGAGATTCGCAGCTATGATTCATCGGCGAAAGTAGTCATGCTAACCGCTCTGGGGCAAGAGTCGGTTGTTTTAGAGGCGATTAAGGCCGGGGCGCGTGACTTCGTGGTCAAACCGTTTGAGAAGGAGCGCGTTTTGAGCGCGGTTGCTAAACTGGTTGGATGA
- a CDS encoding Chemotaxis response regulator protein-glutamate methylesterase CheB, protein MAVPPPSKPAAINPSREGGDPTIRVLVVDDSAFMRYTLTRRLGETPGLTIVGAAHDGKEALHLLESLKPDVITLDVEMPHMDGLTTLKQIMATRPTPVIMVSSLTTEGARETIQALTFGAVDFIAKPESKANIELIIEELVTKIRRAAKARVVALTPSNLQPGRAPMEQLPKKVRPLGEKDKVVVIGASTGGPRALNQVVPHLSANLPAAFVIVQHMPVGFTRSLAERLNSLSELMVKEAEPGDQLEVGKALVAPGGFHLVFDKNGTVSLNQNPTVHGVRPAVDVTLISVAQNFGKATVAVVLTGMGKDGANGAVLTHSLGGKVIAEDESSCVVWGMPRSVVEAGAADEVAPLGEIPNAIVRAVQWN, encoded by the coding sequence ATGGCTGTTCCACCGCCCAGTAAGCCTGCCGCAATAAATCCGTCCCGAGAAGGAGGCGATCCGACCATTCGCGTGTTGGTGGTAGATGACTCCGCCTTTATGCGTTATACCCTGACACGCCGCCTGGGGGAAACGCCGGGTTTGACCATTGTGGGTGCTGCTCACGATGGGAAAGAAGCGCTTCATCTGCTTGAAAGCCTGAAACCGGATGTAATCACGCTGGATGTGGAAATGCCCCACATGGATGGCTTGACAACGCTCAAACAGATCATGGCAACCCGACCAACGCCGGTGATTATGGTGAGTAGCCTGACGACGGAAGGTGCGCGGGAGACCATTCAAGCGCTTACATTTGGGGCGGTTGATTTCATTGCCAAACCCGAATCCAAAGCCAACATCGAACTAATCATCGAAGAACTGGTTACCAAAATTCGACGGGCTGCCAAGGCAAGAGTAGTTGCGCTGACACCGTCGAATCTCCAGCCCGGGCGCGCTCCAATGGAACAATTGCCGAAAAAAGTGCGTCCCTTGGGCGAGAAAGACAAGGTGGTGGTCATTGGCGCTTCCACTGGCGGCCCACGTGCTTTAAATCAAGTTGTTCCCCATCTATCTGCGAACCTTCCGGCAGCGTTTGTTATTGTGCAGCACATGCCGGTGGGGTTCACCCGTTCTCTGGCTGAACGATTAAATAGCCTTTCTGAATTAATGGTCAAAGAAGCTGAACCAGGTGATCAGCTTGAAGTAGGCAAAGCGCTGGTAGCCCCGGGCGGCTTTCACCTGGTGTTCGATAAAAATGGAACAGTTAGCCTGAATCAAAATCCAACGGTTCATGGCGTTCGACCGGCGGTGGATGTGACCCTCATTTCGGTAGCGCAGAATTTTGGAAAAGCGACTGTAGCGGTAGTTTTAACCGGTATGGGGAAGGATGGCGCGAATGGGGCTGTCTTAACCCATTCGTTGGGCGGAAAAGTGATCGCCGAAGACGAATCAAGTTGTGTGGTGTGGGGAATGCCGCGCAGTGTGGTCGAAGCTGGCGCAGCAGATGAGGTTGCCCCTCTGGGGGAAATTCCCAATGCTATTGTGAGGGCTGTTCAATGGAATTAG
- a CDS encoding Methyl-accepting chemotaxis protein has product MSLLTWSDEYSVNIKEIDNQHRQMIEMVNQLQRAMKEGKGANVLNDILQRLIDYTDYHFSTEERLMEAYNYPGYIHHKAEHAKLIRQVQEFQRQYRQNPTGLAVQLLNFLKSWITNHILQTDKQYSRYLNNQGVT; this is encoded by the coding sequence ATGAGTTTGTTAACCTGGTCCGATGAATACTCAGTAAATATCAAGGAAATTGATAATCAACATCGCCAGATGATTGAAATGGTCAATCAGCTTCAAAGGGCGATGAAGGAAGGCAAGGGCGCGAATGTTCTCAATGACATTCTGCAAAGATTAATTGACTATACCGATTACCACTTTTCCACCGAAGAGCGGCTGATGGAAGCCTACAACTATCCGGGCTATATCCATCATAAAGCCGAACATGCCAAACTGATCCGTCAGGTTCAGGAATTCCAGCGTCAATATCGCCAAAATCCAACCGGCCTCGCTGTCCAGTTGCTAAACTTTCTAAAATCCTGGATTACAAATCACATTCTCCAGACGGACAAGCAATATAGTCGCTATCTCAATAACCAGGGAGTGACCTAG
- a CDS encoding Chemotaxis protein CheX, translated as MNVKFLNPFVEAASEVLQAECGVEVTRGNLTLHKSALTTDDVTVLISLVGQVQGVVLYGLSEKTGLALVSRVMGQEFPEFDNLAQSGVAELGNVISGQATIRLSKAGYSANISPPTLIHGRGVTISTLDFARVVVPLTTELGEVSVHLALREAPPGAASANFVPVMVPDSAKK; from the coding sequence ATGAATGTAAAATTTTTGAACCCTTTCGTCGAAGCCGCTTCGGAAGTGTTACAGGCAGAGTGCGGTGTTGAGGTAACCCGCGGCAACCTGACACTGCATAAATCTGCTCTGACTACTGATGATGTGACTGTGCTCATCAGTCTGGTCGGACAGGTTCAAGGAGTTGTGCTCTATGGGCTATCCGAAAAAACTGGGCTGGCTCTGGTCTCCCGTGTTATGGGGCAAGAATTTCCAGAGTTTGACAACTTAGCCCAAAGTGGGGTGGCTGAATTAGGCAATGTCATTTCGGGTCAGGCAACCATTCGGCTTTCCAAAGCCGGTTATTCAGCCAATATCTCGCCTCCAACCCTGATTCATGGAAGAGGGGTAACCATCTCTACCCTTGACTTTGCCCGCGTGGTAGTGCCTCTTACGACCGAGTTAGGCGAAGTTTCAGTGCATTTAGCACTACGAGAAGCCCCTCCAGGTGCCGCATCAGCGAACTTTGTTCCTGTAATGGTGCCAGATTCAGCGAAAAAATAA
- a CDS encoding Chemotaxis protein methyltransferase CheR → MELEVYQEVKRNVKRLLDLDLDHYKDEQMRRRLDSWLVRSGAPDWKTYFDRVRIDEKERNRFRDYITINVSAFFRDPERWKSLTEVVLPRLLKESFGRAGLENGLRIWSAGCSIGAEPYTLAIILDEIAPRRRHSILATDYDLGALNKARQGGPYTADEIQNLSPAQRSAYLQPGGPPYFVTPNLTKKITFQEHNLFADPFPKDLDLIVCRNVVIYFTAAAKEKLYQAFRDALRPGGVLFVGATEIIPHPQTYGLRNAGISFYERV, encoded by the coding sequence ATGGAATTAGAAGTTTACCAGGAAGTCAAACGAAATGTAAAGCGTCTCCTTGATCTGGACTTGGATCATTACAAGGACGAGCAGATGAGGCGTCGTTTGGATTCCTGGCTGGTTCGCAGCGGTGCACCAGACTGGAAGACCTATTTTGATCGCGTGCGGATTGACGAGAAGGAACGGAATCGCTTTCGGGATTACATTACGATCAACGTATCAGCCTTTTTCCGTGACCCTGAACGCTGGAAAAGTCTGACTGAAGTTGTGCTTCCGAGACTGCTAAAAGAGAGCTTCGGACGGGCGGGGCTGGAAAATGGCTTGCGAATCTGGAGCGCAGGTTGTTCGATTGGTGCGGAACCGTACACGTTGGCAATCATACTGGATGAAATTGCTCCCAGGCGACGTCATTCTATTCTGGCTACCGATTACGACCTGGGCGCATTGAATAAAGCTCGTCAGGGGGGGCCATATACAGCCGATGAGATCCAAAATTTATCCCCTGCTCAACGTTCTGCCTATCTCCAACCCGGTGGGCCTCCCTATTTTGTGACCCCAAACCTTACCAAGAAGATCACCTTTCAAGAACATAACCTGTTTGCCGATCCTTTTCCAAAAGACCTGGACCTGATCGTTTGTCGTAACGTGGTAATCTATTTCACAGCGGCTGCCAAAGAAAAACTGTATCAAGCTTTTCGGGATGCTTTGCGTCCGGGGGGAGTTCTATTCGTCGGAGCGACGGAAATTATCCCCCATCCACAAACCTATGGTTTACGCAATGCGGGGATTTCGTTCTATGAAAGGGTTTGA
- a CDS encoding TPR repeat — MENSSLETLLLNANQAVTEGNWSDALNYLLQAREIQPYNADLLTAIGGVHIQMGKADEALEYYQEALRLQPYSAQAHQNLANAYAIMGQYSEAESSYRRALELDEDDRFSWLGLARVCIVQEKYQEGVEILAALVKSDPQDFQAVTLLAECYEQAGDSATARWLYQQALDVEQEYSPAKQGLQRIQSQEGFLGEIDKQALSQKLAALKSKLQAQQKQTFHTQATSPKSILFCGPPLASSELRFGSLAQELMRRGFTVQITTRFEGGFKSDAQLLLISRPHVSQDLTEAVLQSKEKGVKVIVDLDEDFFSLPAEYSNASTLSATHPEVAKRLNQVLQAADLVTVPSERLVEVYGDKTKRVVFLPYGWDATNPMWTKPTPPRKAIKIGFLANHIHPEDLKVLGDSLQHLCDQNPQVLVGVVAGIEVYEALQTIDDERKFLVPPGRIEDYPYLLADFDLLLFPLSDIPYNRSKSDLALLECGARKVCWIASPIAAYRSWEKGGLFATNPAEWEEALKTLLGSPSQRALLAEEGYQKALSRTIAQLSDQWVALFTSL, encoded by the coding sequence TTGGAGAATTCATCCTTAGAAACCTTACTCCTGAACGCCAATCAAGCGGTAACGGAGGGAAACTGGTCAGACGCCTTAAACTATCTATTGCAAGCAAGAGAGATACAACCCTATAATGCCGATCTCCTGACCGCCATCGGCGGCGTGCACATTCAAATGGGAAAAGCCGACGAAGCGCTGGAGTACTATCAGGAGGCGCTTCGCTTACAACCCTATTCTGCTCAAGCCCATCAAAACCTTGCCAACGCCTATGCGATTATGGGACAATACTCAGAAGCGGAATCATCCTACCGCCGCGCTCTGGAACTCGACGAGGATGATCGCTTTAGCTGGTTGGGATTAGCCCGCGTCTGCATTGTGCAAGAGAAATATCAAGAGGGAGTCGAAATCCTTGCCGCCCTGGTTAAAAGCGACCCGCAGGACTTCCAGGCAGTAACGCTTCTGGCTGAATGTTACGAACAAGCGGGTGACTCTGCTACAGCTCGCTGGCTATACCAGCAAGCGCTCGATGTAGAACAGGAATATTCCCCCGCCAAACAAGGCTTGCAGCGAATTCAATCTCAAGAAGGCTTCCTGGGAGAGATTGATAAACAGGCTCTCAGTCAAAAGTTAGCTGCATTAAAAAGTAAACTGCAGGCTCAACAAAAGCAAACTTTTCATACCCAAGCCACCTCCCCGAAAAGCATCCTGTTCTGTGGACCACCACTGGCAAGCAGTGAACTGCGTTTTGGCAGCCTGGCTCAAGAGTTGATGCGGCGCGGTTTTACCGTGCAGATTACCACTCGATTCGAAGGGGGTTTCAAGTCAGATGCCCAGCTCCTCCTGATCAGCCGCCCGCACGTCAGTCAAGACCTGACCGAAGCCGTCCTCCAGAGCAAAGAGAAAGGCGTAAAAGTCATCGTCGACCTTGACGAAGACTTCTTCAGCCTCCCTGCAGAATATTCCAATGCTTCAACCTTGAGTGCCACCCATCCTGAGGTAGCAAAACGCCTTAACCAGGTGCTCCAGGCTGCCGATCTGGTGACCGTACCAAGTGAACGCCTGGTAGAAGTATATGGCGATAAAACCAAACGGGTTGTCTTTCTGCCTTACGGATGGGATGCAACCAACCCAATGTGGACAAAGCCCACACCTCCAAGAAAAGCCATCAAAATCGGATTTTTAGCCAATCACATCCATCCCGAGGACTTGAAGGTGCTGGGAGATAGTCTGCAGCACCTGTGCGATCAGAATCCGCAAGTGCTGGTCGGTGTTGTCGCCGGCATTGAGGTGTATGAGGCCCTCCAAACGATTGACGATGAGCGCAAATTCTTGGTCCCTCCTGGCCGGATCGAAGATTATCCTTACCTGCTGGCTGATTTCGACCTTTTGCTCTTCCCGCTAAGCGATATTCCTTATAACCGCTCAAAAAGCGATCTGGCTTTGTTAGAATGCGGCGCCCGCAAAGTCTGTTGGATTGCTTCCCCCATCGCTGCGTATCGAAGCTGGGAGAAAGGAGGCCTATTTGCCACAAACCCGGCAGAGTGGGAAGAAGCTCTCAAGACCTTGCTCGGCTCCCCGTCCCAACGCGCCTTGCTTGCCGAAGAAGGATACCAGAAAGCTCTCTCGCGGACGATCGCACAGCTATCCGATCAGTGGGTGGCTTTATTTACCTCGCTTTGA
- a CDS encoding Chemotaxis protein CheD, giving the protein MQDSVAVGLGEWKISRNTEEVLVAYGLGSCVGIGMYDPQLRLAGLLHAVLPASPNGVTERSAKYVTSGIEILLEEMIKAGAIPSRILVRMAGGANMLTAPGFSKTFNIGTRNVEAAHEMLQRLRLRLVSEEVGGTIGRTVRFYVCDGRMTIRTVGNQEREI; this is encoded by the coding sequence ATGCAGGATAGTGTGGCAGTGGGCTTGGGCGAATGGAAAATCAGCCGCAACACCGAAGAAGTGCTGGTGGCTTACGGATTGGGGTCGTGTGTTGGCATCGGCATGTATGATCCGCAGCTTCGCCTGGCTGGTCTACTTCATGCGGTATTGCCTGCCAGTCCAAATGGCGTCACCGAAAGGAGTGCGAAATATGTCACTTCCGGAATCGAGATTCTACTGGAAGAAATGATCAAAGCTGGAGCGATCCCTTCCCGGATACTTGTGCGAATGGCGGGAGGGGCTAATATGCTCACGGCACCCGGGTTTTCGAAAACGTTCAATATTGGGACGCGAAATGTCGAAGCTGCACACGAGATGCTTCAGCGCTTGAGGTTGCGACTGGTGAGCGAGGAAGTTGGTGGCACGATTGGACGAACGGTTCGTTTCTATGTATGTGATGGTCGGATGACCATTCGCACCGTTGGAAACCAGGAGAGAGAGATCTAA
- a CDS encoding metalloendopeptidase — MDSSLINPLFGFASLLSTTSDSSKDSGKQEPSIDKADFRQLLTLILLSNMMSQGTSNGDSDTFGMGNLMAPLMLGLFEKLLADQVETVELPKAPKTTSESVNSPRGLPVKGRLTQGSHAGHVALDFGVPVGTPVKATLDGKVVYAGWNDQGYGNLVIIENGPYRVYFAHLSKIPVKLGEKVTAGTIIGYSGNTGNSTGPHLHYEVRKNGQAIDPTSFTMI, encoded by the coding sequence ATGGATAGCTCATTGATCAATCCTCTCTTCGGTTTTGCTTCCCTCTTGAGTACAACTTCTGATTCCAGTAAAGATTCCGGTAAGCAAGAGCCTTCGATTGACAAAGCAGATTTTCGTCAATTGCTGACATTGATCTTGCTCAGTAATATGATGTCTCAGGGGACTTCAAATGGGGACAGTGATACTTTTGGGATGGGGAATTTGATGGCGCCACTGATGCTTGGCCTGTTCGAGAAGCTCCTTGCCGATCAGGTTGAAACTGTTGAGCTTCCCAAGGCGCCCAAAACAACCAGTGAATCGGTGAATAGTCCACGCGGCTTGCCGGTCAAAGGGCGCTTGACGCAAGGATCGCATGCCGGGCATGTCGCGCTCGATTTTGGCGTGCCGGTTGGCACGCCGGTCAAGGCTACCCTGGATGGAAAAGTGGTGTACGCTGGCTGGAATGACCAGGGGTATGGCAATCTGGTCATTATCGAAAATGGCCCATATCGAGTCTATTTCGCCCATCTCTCCAAAATCCCGGTCAAGTTGGGTGAAAAAGTGACGGCTGGAACAATCATCGGTTATTCGGGAAATACCGGCAATTCGACCGGTCCGCACTTACATTATGAGGTTAGAAAAAACGGACAAGCGATTGATCCGACATCATTTACAATGATATAG
- a CDS encoding Chemotaxis protein CheC -- inhibitor of MCP methylation, protein MDEEYAKKFQSVLANMANIGIHNAARGMSAMVGEDLTVTAPVVKAVPFYEIPTLLGGPETEAVGIYLRVEGSIPGQIMMVIPFQKALELVDLTMGEPPGTTKVLGAMERSALAELGNLTGSFFLNAIADKAGLAARPSPPAVIVDMVGAIMDIILATADVLSEEVLMVQARFLRNGREAQADFWLIPDHHTIETIAKQIEANNAG, encoded by the coding sequence ATGGATGAGGAATATGCAAAAAAATTTCAAAGTGTCTTAGCCAACATGGCGAATATTGGAATCCACAATGCGGCAAGAGGCATGTCTGCCATGGTGGGCGAGGACTTGACGGTCACTGCACCGGTTGTCAAAGCGGTGCCATTTTATGAAATCCCTACTCTCTTGGGTGGACCGGAAACCGAGGCAGTGGGCATCTATCTGCGGGTGGAGGGGTCAATTCCGGGGCAGATTATGATGGTGATTCCCTTTCAAAAAGCCCTGGAACTGGTGGATTTGACCATGGGGGAGCCGCCCGGTACTACCAAAGTCCTGGGCGCCATGGAGCGGTCAGCGCTGGCAGAGTTGGGCAATTTGACCGGATCCTTTTTTCTCAATGCCATCGCCGATAAGGCAGGTCTGGCTGCCCGTCCCTCTCCACCAGCGGTGATTGTTGATATGGTTGGCGCAATCATGGATATTATCCTTGCCACTGCAGATGTGCTCAGCGAAGAGGTGCTGATGGTGCAGGCAAGATTCCTGCGCAATGGCAGAGAAGCGCAGGCGGATTTCTGGCTCATCCCGGACCATCATACTATTGAAACGATCGCCAAGCAAATTGAGGCAAACAATGCAGGATAG
- a CDS encoding Signal transduction histidine kinase CheA, which yields MNTRFDITEEELPIFHAEAEDQLQILEEGLVQLERKAYDQELVQALFRAAHTLKGSAGMIGHKRMVDLTHALETVLDGVRKQTLDPSSELIDVMLESLDSLHQLLDEVGSDEISPVNVSSIVAQLQRLSGVQSGSTSTSAEIAPTASEQSSKSLSSSEARRPDQPLTIRVKISQDSIASAARALQVVLALQESGEILELNPPLSVIETAAPVSILTAQIQPLKPLYEVRKSLSVISELEEVTIEGESIKAQSPDVQPAPGESTPEKQAKVSLGELLVQNGLITKEQLQTALRIQQESEGPSKPLGQILVGKGWISQEILDEMIAEQSAHKKAPTPTLGEGEAPEKGRAKVVDKTVRTSVERLDNLMNLIGELITDRNRMYQLRRELEALYRGSAQVEALSDTIIHVGRITDMLQSEVMSIRMLPISNVFNKFPRLVRDLARKANKQIDLVIRGEDTELDRSVIEVISDPLIHLIRNAVDHGIESPEERRAVGKPERGVILLTARHEQGRIYITVEDDGRGIDVQRVKAKAVEKGQLTQAEADSMSSDEAIELIFVSGLSTARAISDVSGRGVGMDIVRANIEQLNGNIQVETWPGKGTQFTIILPLTLAIVPTLLVKVCGATYAIPLVTVNETLRIKTQDIQTVNGRPVISLREHVLPVCNLGEVFALQEHQNGKAKEDYEYVVIVRSGKTQLGLIVDDLIGEEEVVVKSLSSVIGEVIGISNAAILGDGQVALIIDVQGLIKLVTSWSERSGRVDKLPV from the coding sequence ATGAACACTCGCTTTGACATCACCGAAGAGGAACTCCCGATTTTTCACGCTGAAGCCGAAGACCAATTACAGATTCTGGAAGAGGGTTTGGTGCAACTGGAACGCAAGGCGTATGACCAGGAGTTAGTCCAGGCCCTCTTTCGAGCTGCTCATACCCTCAAGGGTTCGGCGGGGATGATTGGGCATAAGCGCATGGTGGATCTTACCCATGCTCTGGAGACAGTGCTGGATGGTGTGCGCAAGCAGACCCTTGACCCCTCGTCAGAACTGATCGATGTCATGTTAGAGTCATTGGATAGCTTGCATCAATTGCTTGACGAAGTGGGAAGTGACGAAATCAGCCCGGTGAATGTCAGTTCGATCGTTGCTCAACTGCAACGTCTAAGCGGCGTCCAGAGCGGGTCCACATCAACTTCTGCGGAGATTGCCCCGACTGCCTCAGAGCAGTCCTCTAAAAGTCTTTCCTCAAGCGAAGCTCGCCGCCCGGATCAGCCGCTGACGATTCGGGTAAAAATCAGTCAGGATAGCATCGCCTCGGCAGCGCGCGCCTTACAGGTTGTCTTAGCCCTGCAAGAGTCAGGGGAGATTTTAGAATTGAACCCACCTCTCTCGGTCATCGAAACGGCTGCCCCAGTTTCAATCCTGACTGCTCAGATCCAACCGCTGAAACCTCTTTATGAAGTCCGCAAATCGCTCTCGGTGATTTCAGAGTTAGAGGAAGTGACGATTGAGGGGGAGTCAATCAAGGCTCAGTCGCCGGATGTCCAGCCGGCGCCAGGTGAGTCTACCCCTGAGAAACAGGCGAAAGTTTCCTTAGGGGAGTTACTTGTCCAGAATGGCCTGATCACGAAAGAGCAACTTCAGACCGCACTTCGTATTCAGCAGGAAAGTGAGGGCCCCTCAAAACCTTTAGGGCAGATTCTGGTAGGGAAGGGCTGGATCTCCCAGGAGATCCTCGATGAAATGATCGCTGAACAGTCGGCGCACAAAAAAGCGCCCACACCGACTCTCGGCGAGGGAGAAGCCCCTGAAAAGGGTCGCGCAAAAGTTGTTGATAAAACCGTCCGCACCAGCGTGGAACGATTGGACAATTTGATGAACTTGATTGGAGAGTTGATTACCGATCGTAATCGCATGTATCAATTGCGCCGCGAGTTGGAAGCCCTCTATCGAGGCTCAGCGCAGGTAGAAGCGCTCTCCGACACGATTATTCATGTAGGGCGGATAACGGACATGTTGCAATCCGAGGTGATGTCCATCCGAATGTTGCCAATTTCAAACGTTTTTAATAAGTTTCCCCGCCTGGTGCGAGATTTAGCGCGCAAGGCGAATAAACAAATCGATTTGGTCATTCGCGGCGAGGATACAGAACTGGATCGGTCGGTGATCGAAGTAATTAGCGATCCGTTGATCCACCTGATTCGGAATGCTGTTGACCATGGCATTGAGTCACCCGAAGAAAGGCGCGCGGTTGGTAAACCAGAACGAGGCGTGATTTTGCTAACTGCTCGCCACGAACAGGGTAGGATTTACATAACAGTCGAAGATGATGGACGGGGCATCGATGTCCAGCGCGTCAAGGCAAAAGCGGTAGAAAAGGGTCAACTCACACAAGCTGAAGCCGACTCCATGAGCAGTGACGAGGCGATCGAGTTAATCTTTGTCTCTGGGCTTTCGACAGCCCGTGCAATCAGCGATGTCTCAGGACGAGGGGTCGGAATGGATATCGTACGGGCAAATATCGAGCAATTGAACGGGAATATTCAGGTGGAAACCTGGCCAGGCAAGGGGACGCAGTTTACAATTATTCTTCCCTTGACACTTGCCATTGTGCCGACCTTGTTGGTCAAAGTCTGTGGGGCAACGTATGCCATTCCACTGGTTACCGTCAACGAGACCCTACGCATCAAAACCCAGGATATCCAGACCGTCAATGGAAGGCCGGTCATCAGCCTTCGGGAACACGTTTTGCCGGTTTGTAACCTGGGTGAAGTATTTGCCTTGCAAGAACATCAGAATGGGAAAGCGAAGGAAGATTATGAGTATGTGGTTATCGTTCGCTCAGGGAAGACTCAATTGGGTTTGATTGTTGATGACTTGATCGGTGAAGAAGAAGTTGTGGTCAAATCTCTGAGTTCAGTCATAGGAGAGGTTATCGGTATCTCAAACGCAGCGATCCTGGGGGATGGACAGGTTGCCTTGATTATTGATGTGCAAGGTTTAATCAAATTAGTAACGAGTTGGAGCGAGCGCAGCGGTCGCGTGGATAAGCTGCCAGTTTGA